From Nocardia sp. XZ_19_385, the proteins below share one genomic window:
- a CDS encoding TetR/AcrR family transcriptional regulator → MPETETLRERLIGVGVDLLEEVGAGQLGLRTITRAAGVSHGAPRRHFPTHQALLGAIAARGFADLIDQFGRIDPANAPRDRLRAMAIAYVDFACGRPEMFTLMFRHDLLEGSGENLRATTLPIFDQLTALVAEVTGAPDPAARALVLWTNLHGIATLQANRSLALIAPTADPGALVTQVLELHLA, encoded by the coding sequence ATGCCCGAGACCGAAACCCTGCGTGAGCGATTGATCGGCGTCGGCGTCGATCTGCTGGAAGAAGTCGGGGCCGGGCAGCTCGGCCTGCGCACCATCACGCGCGCAGCGGGTGTCTCGCACGGCGCGCCCCGCCGCCACTTCCCCACCCACCAAGCGCTGCTCGGGGCCATCGCCGCCCGCGGTTTCGCCGACCTCATCGACCAGTTCGGCCGGATCGACCCCGCCAATGCGCCACGAGACCGGCTGCGCGCCATGGCGATCGCCTACGTCGATTTCGCCTGCGGCCGGCCGGAAATGTTCACCCTGATGTTCCGGCACGACCTGCTGGAGGGCTCCGGCGAAAACCTCCGCGCCACCACACTGCCGATCTTCGACCAGCTCACCGCCCTGGTCGCGGAAGTCACGGGCGCCCCGGACCCCGCCGCGCGCGCGTTGGTCCTCTGGACCAACCTGCACGGCATCGCCACCCTGCAGGCCAACCGCAGCCTCGCGCTGATCGCGCCCACCGCCGACCCTGGCGCCCTCGTCACCCAGGTCCTCGAACTACACCTCGCCTGA
- a CDS encoding ribonuclease Z produces the protein MSQRELVVLGTASQVPTKVRNHNGYLLRWGPEGVLFDPGEGTQRQMTYAGVSVTDITRIAITHFHGDHSLGLPGIVQRINLDKVPHPVHAYYPASGEMYFERLCNATAFRRNVELHPHPIAAAGPLDAPDAPFAMAAVQLSHPVDTFGYRLTEPGSRRLLPERLRALGVHGPDIGRLQERGALEIDGRTVTLAEVSTPRPGQSFAFVMDTRLCDGVYELAAGADMLVIEATFLDADAHLAEEYGHLTAAQAARVAAEAGVRKLVLTHFSQRYQSLDPHLEEAEKHFSGEIVVAKDLDRIPLPPRRSGSGEV, from the coding sequence ATGTCGCAGCGTGAACTCGTCGTCCTCGGCACCGCGAGCCAAGTTCCCACCAAAGTCCGCAACCACAACGGCTATCTGCTGCGCTGGGGTCCGGAAGGTGTGCTGTTCGATCCGGGCGAGGGCACCCAGCGGCAGATGACCTATGCCGGAGTGTCGGTCACCGATATCACCCGCATCGCCATCACCCACTTCCACGGCGACCACAGCCTGGGCCTGCCCGGCATCGTGCAGCGCATCAACCTGGACAAGGTGCCGCACCCGGTGCACGCCTACTACCCGGCGTCGGGCGAGATGTACTTCGAAAGGCTGTGCAACGCCACGGCTTTCCGCCGGAATGTGGAATTGCATCCGCACCCGATCGCCGCCGCCGGCCCATTGGACGCGCCGGACGCGCCGTTCGCCATGGCGGCGGTGCAGCTCTCCCATCCGGTCGACACCTTCGGCTACCGCCTCACCGAACCCGGCAGCCGGCGCCTGCTCCCCGAACGCCTGCGCGCATTGGGCGTGCACGGTCCGGACATCGGTCGCCTCCAGGAGCGGGGCGCCCTCGAAATCGACGGCCGCACTGTCACGCTCGCGGAGGTCAGCACGCCGCGCCCGGGTCAGAGTTTCGCCTTCGTCATGGACACGCGCCTCTGCGACGGCGTCTATGAATTGGCCGCGGGGGCCGACATGCTCGTCATCGAAGCCACCTTCCTGGATGCCGACGCGCACCTCGCCGAGGAGTACGGCCACCTCACCGCCGCGCAAGCCGCCCGCGTCGCCGCCGAAGCCGGCGTCCGCAAACTCGTGCTGACACACTTCTCTCAGCGCTACCAGTCCCTGGACCCGCATCTCGAAGAAGCCGAGAAGCATTTCTCCGGCGAGATCGTCGTCGCGAAAGACCTCGATCGAATCCCGTTGCCGCCCCGCCGTAGTGGCTCAGGCGAGGTGTAG
- a CDS encoding aminotransferase class V-fold PLP-dependent enzyme, with amino-acid sequence MLDESRVRADTPGCRSDSGLVFLDSAGSSLPPQVVLDTVIGHLQREAEVGGYRAANERLDALAAVKTDIGTLINADPSCIALSDSATRAWADFFYSVPLGPGDRILISGSDYASNGIAALQRARVTGAQVEQIPTDPSGQLDLDAMADMVDERVKLVSVLHVPTNGGLVNPAAEATRIAHSAGALVLLDACQSAGQIPLDTKELDVDALSVTGRKWLRGPRGTGFLYVRPELAATLEPQRLDLHSAQWTSPDSYQLAADAGRFEFWECDVAGRLGLGAAVRYLLDLGPADVYAAIAARAEHLRKTLPEIPGVTVRDLGLRHSGIVSFTVDGIAATDVRDRLAAQDITVTVSHASSTLLDMTARGLDAVVRASPHCFVSFDELDRFVAAVAGL; translated from the coding sequence ATGCTGGACGAGAGTCGCGTGCGGGCCGATACACCGGGGTGCAGGTCCGATTCGGGGCTGGTTTTCCTGGACAGTGCCGGTTCTTCGCTGCCGCCGCAGGTCGTGCTCGACACTGTCATCGGGCACTTGCAGCGCGAAGCCGAGGTGGGTGGCTACCGGGCGGCGAACGAGCGCCTCGACGCTCTTGCCGCCGTGAAAACCGATATCGGGACACTGATCAACGCCGATCCGAGCTGTATCGCGCTGAGCGACAGCGCCACCCGGGCCTGGGCTGATTTCTTTTACTCCGTGCCACTGGGCCCGGGAGACCGGATCCTGATCTCCGGCTCCGACTACGCCTCCAACGGCATCGCCGCACTGCAACGTGCGCGCGTCACGGGTGCTCAGGTCGAACAGATCCCGACCGATCCCAGCGGGCAGCTCGACCTGGACGCCATGGCCGACATGGTCGACGAACGCGTGAAACTGGTCTCGGTCCTGCACGTTCCGACCAACGGCGGCCTGGTCAACCCGGCCGCCGAGGCCACCCGGATCGCGCATTCGGCAGGTGCGCTGGTGTTGCTCGACGCCTGCCAGTCCGCCGGCCAGATTCCCCTGGACACCAAAGAACTCGACGTCGACGCCCTGTCGGTCACCGGCCGCAAATGGCTGCGCGGCCCGCGCGGCACCGGATTCCTGTATGTCCGCCCAGAATTGGCCGCCACGCTGGAACCGCAGCGGCTCGACCTGCACAGCGCACAGTGGACCAGCCCCGACAGCTACCAGCTGGCAGCCGACGCCGGCCGCTTCGAATTCTGGGAATGCGATGTGGCCGGGCGGCTGGGCCTCGGCGCCGCCGTGCGCTACCTGCTCGACCTCGGCCCCGCCGACGTGTACGCCGCCATCGCCGCCCGAGCCGAACACCTGCGCAAGACGCTGCCGGAAATCCCCGGCGTCACCGTCCGCGATCTCGGCCTGCGGCACAGCGGCATCGTCTCGTTCACCGTCGACGGCATCGCCGCCACCGACGTGCGCGATCGCCTGGCGGCACAGGACATCACCGTCACCGTCAGCCACGCGAGCTCCACGCTGCTGGACATGACCGCCCGCGGCCTGGACGCCGTGGTGCGTGCCTCCCCGCACTGCTTCGTGAGCTTCGACGAACTCGACCGCTTCGTCGCGGCCGTCGCCGGGCTGTAG
- the egtA gene encoding ergothioneine biosynthesis glutamate--cysteine ligase EgtA encodes MAVTLANSVSTGRVTTSGELSTRAAAEAYVGGVCFKLGPPTLIGAELEWLTVQGECSASGPAAAPRPQLTALAAALGPYAPRSIAPDSPAHALPGGSRVTIEPGGQIELSSAPFATAARLCEQLARDARLLRELLESRAIRTVSLAADADRRPKRLLRLPRYHAMEQSFGGIGPFGKLMMCNTAATQVSVDAGADRAEVAARWKALYVLGPALLAAFACSPFLRGAPAGAWASQRMRTWLRLDYARTRPPAEDWSDPIVSYSRWALDVPLLCVRQPDGDSWAAPPGATFADWLSGALDDEIGRRPDLPDLDYHLTTLFPPVRASGHLEIRYLDAQPEDSWATPIHAVEALMSSPAVVAEATALAEPLAGCWLDAARCGLADPEIRAIAADLLALAAAHAGNAATATELDNASRRCRRGETPTGDLRSARIPTAGSGKGA; translated from the coding sequence ATGGCGGTCACGCTCGCGAATTCGGTTTCGACCGGTCGCGTCACCACATCGGGGGAATTGTCCACGCGGGCCGCGGCGGAAGCCTACGTCGGCGGTGTCTGCTTCAAGCTGGGCCCACCCACGCTGATCGGTGCCGAACTCGAGTGGCTCACCGTGCAGGGTGAGTGTTCGGCATCCGGACCAGCCGCAGCGCCCCGCCCGCAGCTCACTGCACTCGCCGCCGCTCTCGGACCCTACGCACCGCGGTCCATCGCCCCCGATTCACCGGCACACGCATTGCCCGGGGGCAGCCGGGTCACCATCGAACCCGGCGGTCAGATCGAACTCTCCAGCGCTCCGTTCGCCACCGCCGCACGCCTGTGCGAGCAATTGGCCCGTGATGCCCGCCTGCTGCGCGAACTCCTCGAATCCCGCGCCATCCGCACCGTCTCCCTTGCCGCCGACGCCGACCGGCGCCCCAAACGGTTGCTGCGACTCCCCCGCTATCACGCCATGGAGCAATCCTTCGGCGGCATCGGCCCCTTCGGCAAGCTGATGATGTGCAACACCGCCGCCACCCAGGTCAGCGTGGACGCGGGCGCCGACCGCGCGGAAGTGGCCGCCCGCTGGAAAGCCCTGTACGTCCTGGGCCCGGCCCTGCTCGCCGCCTTCGCCTGCTCCCCTTTTCTGCGCGGCGCCCCCGCGGGCGCCTGGGCCTCCCAGCGCATGCGCACCTGGCTGCGCCTGGACTATGCGCGCACCCGCCCGCCCGCCGAGGACTGGTCCGACCCGATCGTCTCCTACAGCCGCTGGGCCCTCGATGTGCCACTGCTGTGCGTCCGCCAACCCGACGGTGACAGCTGGGCCGCGCCACCGGGGGCCACCTTCGCCGACTGGCTCTCCGGCGCTCTGGACGACGAAATCGGCCGTCGCCCCGACCTTCCCGACCTCGACTACCACCTGACCACCCTGTTTCCGCCGGTACGGGCATCCGGCCACCTCGAAATCCGTTATCTGGACGCACAACCCGAGGACAGCTGGGCCACCCCGATCCACGCGGTCGAAGCCCTCATGTCCAGCCCGGCGGTGGTTGCCGAGGCGACGGCGCTCGCCGAACCGCTGGCCGGATGCTGGCTCGACGCGGCCCGCTGCGGACTCGCCGATCCCGAGATCCGGGCCATCGCGGCGGATCTGCTCGCCTTGGCCGCCGCGCATGCGGGAAATGCGGCCACGGCAACGGAACTCGACAACGCGTCGCGCCGATGTCGCCGGGGGGAGACCCCCACCGGTGATCTCCGATCTGCCCGCATTCCGACAGCCGGCAGCGGCAAAGGGGCCTGA
- the egtB gene encoding ergothioneine biosynthesis protein EgtB produces MTTDHLPATDNNGTEQLRSQIAEVLTRARQRSLALTDVLDEDELVAQHSRLMSPLVWDLAHIGNQEELWLVRDVGGREAVRSDIDELYDAFKHARANRPALPLLDPTQARGYVGTVREKVWDVLDASALRGDALVDDGFAFGMIAQHEQQHDETMLATHQLRTGAAVLSAAPAPAGTVPNLVGREIVIPAGEFTMGTSTEPWALDNERPAHRKHLPGFAIDAVPVTNEQYLAFIDDGGYERPELWSERGWAHRQEAGLVAPQFWERDPAGQWWRRVFGVPTPLHPNQPVLHVCWFEAEAYANWSGKRLPTEAEWEKAARYDPATGASRRYPWGDSEPDSRTANLGQRLLEPAEVGAYPAGATPAGVHQLIGDVWEWTASGFDPYPGFNAFPYKEYSDVFFGGDYRVLRGGSFGTDPVACRSTFRNWDHPIRRQIFAGFRLARDLRPEEL; encoded by the coding sequence GTGACTACTGATCACCTACCCGCGACCGACAACAACGGCACCGAGCAGCTGCGGAGCCAGATCGCCGAAGTGCTCACGCGGGCACGTCAGCGGTCGCTGGCGCTGACCGATGTACTCGACGAAGACGAACTGGTGGCACAGCATTCGCGGCTGATGAGCCCTCTGGTGTGGGATCTCGCGCACATCGGCAACCAGGAAGAGCTGTGGCTGGTGCGCGATGTCGGTGGGCGCGAAGCGGTGCGCTCCGACATCGACGAACTGTACGACGCGTTCAAACACGCTCGCGCCAACCGTCCGGCCCTGCCGCTCCTGGATCCGACCCAGGCCCGGGGCTACGTCGGCACGGTCCGCGAGAAGGTGTGGGATGTGCTGGACGCCAGCGCCTTACGTGGTGACGCCCTGGTCGACGACGGGTTCGCGTTCGGCATGATCGCCCAGCACGAGCAGCAGCATGACGAAACCATGCTCGCCACCCACCAGTTGCGTACCGGCGCCGCAGTGCTCAGCGCAGCGCCCGCACCAGCTGGCACCGTGCCGAATCTCGTCGGCCGCGAAATCGTTATTCCCGCCGGTGAATTCACGATGGGCACCTCGACCGAGCCGTGGGCGCTGGACAACGAACGCCCCGCCCATCGCAAACACCTGCCCGGCTTCGCCATCGATGCGGTGCCTGTAACCAACGAGCAGTACCTGGCTTTCATCGACGACGGCGGCTACGAACGACCAGAACTGTGGTCCGAACGCGGCTGGGCACACCGCCAGGAGGCCGGTCTGGTCGCACCACAGTTCTGGGAACGCGACCCCGCCGGTCAGTGGTGGCGGCGCGTATTCGGGGTGCCGACCCCGCTGCACCCGAATCAGCCTGTCCTGCACGTCTGCTGGTTCGAAGCCGAGGCCTACGCGAACTGGTCCGGCAAGCGACTACCCACCGAAGCCGAATGGGAAAAAGCCGCACGCTACGACCCCGCCACCGGCGCCTCCCGCCGCTACCCGTGGGGCGACAGCGAACCCGACTCCCGCACAGCCAACCTCGGCCAGCGTCTCCTGGAACCAGCGGAAGTCGGCGCCTACCCAGCGGGCGCTACCCCGGCAGGCGTACACCAGCTCATCGGCGACGTCTGGGAATGGACCGCTTCAGGTTTCGACCCCTACCCCGGCTTCAACGCCTTCCCCTACAAGGAGTACTCGGACGTCTTCTTCGGCGGCGACTACCGCGTCCTCCGCGGCGGCTCCTTCGGCACCGACCCGGTCGCCTGCCGCAGCACCTTCCGCAACTGGGACCACCCCATCCGCCGCCAAATCTTCGCGGGTTTCCGCCTGGCCCGCGACCTGCGACCGGAGGAACTCTGA
- a CDS encoding class II glutamine amidotransferase, whose amino-acid sequence MCRHLGYVGPETAVGELLTRGSHSLRTQAWAPREMRGGGTINADGFGVAWWRVAEPAPSSESEGGQVLTAGRGDISGRGGVPDSGIGVGAGLVVSRYRNPDPIWTDPAVEEVLPQLKSGSVLASIRSATVGMPVERAACAPFLGGRWAFSHNGVVPQWRRVVTAVSSDLDTAATQWGATRLFETARLLEAEAATDSAALWVLLGELLDSAGPEGFVESPGAALALLATAVLTHASDARLNFLLGDGEQLWATTVHHALSALVTDDFAILSSEPYDGDPRWQPIPDRSLVTARPGFLSVEPLARADSQAAAP is encoded by the coding sequence ATGTGTAGACATCTTGGATATGTAGGGCCCGAGACTGCTGTCGGCGAATTGCTCACTCGGGGATCGCATTCCCTGCGGACGCAGGCGTGGGCTCCGCGTGAGATGCGGGGTGGCGGGACTATCAACGCGGATGGGTTCGGGGTCGCGTGGTGGCGGGTGGCCGAGCCGGCGCCTTCATCGGAGAGCGAGGGGGGCCAGGTGCTCACGGCGGGGCGCGGGGATATCTCCGGGCGGGGTGGTGTGCCGGACTCCGGGATCGGGGTCGGGGCAGGGCTGGTCGTCAGCAGGTATCGGAATCCGGATCCGATCTGGACCGATCCGGCGGTGGAAGAGGTTCTGCCGCAGTTGAAGTCGGGGTCGGTGCTGGCGTCGATTCGGTCGGCCACTGTGGGGATGCCGGTGGAGCGGGCGGCTTGTGCTCCGTTCCTGGGTGGGCGGTGGGCGTTCAGTCACAACGGTGTTGTGCCGCAGTGGCGGCGGGTGGTTACCGCTGTTTCGTCGGATTTGGATACCGCTGCGACGCAGTGGGGGGCGACGCGGTTGTTCGAGACGGCGCGGTTGCTGGAGGCGGAGGCGGCTACCGATTCGGCGGCGCTGTGGGTGCTGCTGGGTGAGCTGCTGGATTCGGCGGGGCCCGAAGGGTTCGTGGAGTCCCCCGGTGCGGCGCTGGCGCTGCTGGCTACCGCTGTGCTCACTCATGCGTCGGACGCGCGGCTGAACTTTCTGCTTGGCGACGGCGAACAGCTTTGGGCCACAACGGTTCACCATGCGCTGTCGGCGTTGGTCACCGATGACTTCGCGATCCTGTCCTCCGAACCGTACGACGGCGATCCACGCTGGCAGCCGATTCCGGACCGAAGCTTGGTCACGGCCCGTCCCGGCTTCCTCTCGGTGGAGCCGCTGGCGCGGGCCGACTCCCAGGCGGCCGCGCCGTGA
- the egtD gene encoding L-histidine N(alpha)-methyltransferase → MIAPTLEIYLSDDDLTTALRSDARLGLTSTPKSLPPKWFYDARGSELFERITELPEYYPTRTERALLERVVGEIARAAQAEVLVELGAGSAAKTRLLLTALSTEGPLKTYVPQDVSASALRAAADEVATEFPGLAVHGVVSDFTDTLHNLPGGGRRMIAFLGGTIGNLVPDERAEFLKGIHEVLEPGEHLLLGAGLVIDPAILVPAYDDAAGVTAEFNRNVLHVLNNRLGADFEPEKFTHVALWDAEQEWIEMRLAATEDMTVTVRDLDLTVRFAQGEELRTEISAKFRLDGLETELNTAGFSTEHVWTDPDNRFALVLATRT, encoded by the coding sequence ATGATCGCACCGACGCTGGAGATCTACCTATCCGACGACGACCTCACCACCGCGTTGCGGAGCGATGCCCGGCTCGGCTTGACCTCGACTCCGAAGTCGTTGCCACCCAAGTGGTTCTATGACGCGCGGGGCAGCGAGCTGTTCGAGCGGATCACCGAGCTGCCGGAGTACTACCCCACCCGCACCGAGCGGGCGTTGCTGGAACGGGTGGTCGGCGAGATCGCCCGGGCCGCGCAGGCCGAGGTGCTGGTGGAGCTCGGCGCGGGGTCGGCCGCCAAGACCCGGCTGCTGCTCACCGCGCTCAGCACCGAGGGTCCACTGAAGACCTATGTCCCCCAGGATGTTTCCGCCTCGGCATTGCGCGCGGCGGCAGACGAGGTCGCCACCGAGTTCCCGGGCCTCGCGGTGCACGGCGTGGTCAGCGATTTCACCGACACCCTGCACAACCTGCCCGGCGGTGGCCGGCGGATGATCGCGTTCCTCGGCGGCACCATCGGCAATCTGGTGCCGGACGAGCGCGCGGAATTCCTGAAAGGCATCCATGAGGTGCTGGAGCCGGGTGAGCACCTACTGCTCGGCGCGGGCCTGGTCATCGATCCGGCGATCCTCGTCCCCGCCTACGACGACGCGGCCGGCGTCACTGCCGAGTTCAACCGGAATGTGTTGCACGTCTTGAACAATCGGCTCGGCGCGGACTTCGAACCGGAGAAGTTCACCCATGTCGCACTCTGGGACGCCGAGCAGGAGTGGATCGAAATGCGTTTGGCGGCAACCGAAGACATGACCGTCACGGTGCGCGACCTCGATCTCACGGTGCGATTCGCGCAGGGCGAGGAACTCCGGACCGAGATCTCCGCCAAGTTCCGCTTGGATGGACTCGAAACCGAATTGAACACAGCGGGTTTCAGCACCGAGCACGTCTGGACCGACCCCGACAACCGTTTCGCGTTGGTGCTGGCGACCCGCACTTAG